From the genome of Nocardia sp. NBC_01503, one region includes:
- a CDS encoding RluA family pseudouridine synthase yields MDTRWPELRKQCLISEDENVLALNKPAGISVTGERHDTDIVELAAAAGETLYPVHRIDKVTSGLVLLAKELPAHGELTRQFNKRTAAKAYLAVVESTGLPERGVIDLPLGVGRKNRVRIAAPRESIRRDADTWVVDQRDVLAGKNYPSITEFATIAATETHTVLALRPITGRRHQIRVHLAWIGHAIVGDPLFDRSGTHERTYLHSWRLGLDASWRTPPRLELEADPGADFWQFGETPVTFDPDQLSSFAAVPFLD; encoded by the coding sequence GTGGATACGCGTTGGCCGGAACTGCGGAAACAGTGCCTGATCAGTGAGGACGAGAATGTCCTCGCGCTCAATAAACCCGCCGGGATCTCGGTCACCGGCGAGCGCCACGACACCGACATCGTGGAGCTCGCCGCCGCGGCCGGGGAGACGCTGTACCCGGTGCATCGCATCGACAAGGTGACCTCCGGGCTGGTGCTGCTCGCCAAAGAGCTGCCCGCGCACGGGGAATTGACGCGGCAGTTCAACAAGCGCACCGCCGCCAAGGCGTATCTGGCGGTGGTGGAGTCCACCGGACTCCCCGAGCGCGGGGTCATCGACCTGCCCTTGGGTGTGGGGCGCAAGAACCGGGTGCGGATCGCCGCGCCCCGCGAGAGCATTCGCCGGGACGCCGATACCTGGGTCGTGGATCAGCGGGATGTGCTGGCGGGCAAGAACTATCCGTCGATCACCGAATTCGCGACGATCGCCGCCACCGAGACGCATACGGTGCTGGCCTTGCGGCCGATCACCGGGCGACGTCATCAGATCCGCGTGCATCTGGCATGGATCGGGCACGCGATTGTCGGCGATCCGCTGTTCGACAGGTCCGGTACGCACGAGCGGACCTACCTGCATTCGTGGCGACTCGGATTGGACGCCTCCTGGCGCACACCCCCGCGACTCGAACTGGAGGCCGATCCCGGCGCGGACTTCTGGCAATTCGGAGAGACGCCCGTAACATTCGATCCGGATCAGCTATCAAGTTTCGCGGCCGTCCCGTTTCTGGACTGA